The Gemmatimonadales bacterium genome segment CCGACCCGGCGCGCGATGATTCGATCTTCGGGCGCCATCGGTTCCGCGAGGAGACGTACGGCGTGCAGGTGTCGCCGGATGGGCGATGGTTGCTCGTAACGGCGGGCCGGACCTTTTACGCGAACGACCTCTACCTGAAGGACCTGCGCTCCAACGGGCCGTGGGTCACGGTCGTCGAGAACGTGGACGCGAACTTCAACACCGACCTTCAGGACGACAGGCTGTACATCACGACCAACCAGGACGCGCCCAACTTCAAGATGTACGTCGCGGACCCGACGAACCCGGGACGCAGCGCCTGGCGCGAGCTGGTACCGGAACGAAACGACGCCGTGCTCGAGGGCGGAGGCGTGGTGGCAGGGCGGCTCGCTCTCCAGTACCTCAGGAACGCGTCCAACCGGCTCGAGCTTCACGCCCTCGACGGCTCGATGATCCGCGAAGTCGAGTTACCGGCGCTTGGCACCTTGACCGGCTTTGGGGGCAAGTGGAACGGGCAAGAGCTGTTCTTCGGGTTCACGTCGTTCACGGTGCCGCCGTCGGTCTACCGCATCGAGCTCCCCGGGACCGCGGTGGGGAACCCGGCCCTCTGGCAGCGCGTCGAGGCGCCGGTCGATCCGGCCAACTACGAAGTGAAGCAAGTCTGGTATCCGTCGCGGGACGGGACCTACGTCTCGATGTTCATCGTCCATCGGCGCGGGCTCGTGCTGAACGGACAGAACCCGACGGTGCTGAACGGCTACGGCGGTTTCCAGATCAGCCTCACGCCGAGTTTCAGCCGCGCCAACCTGCTGTGGCTCGAGAGCGGCGGAGTAATCGCCATCCCCAACCTCCGGGGCGGCGGCGAGTACGGCGAGCGCTGGCACCAGGCGGGGATGCTGGACCGCAAGCAGAACGTTTTCGACGACTTCATCGCCGCGGCGGAGTGGCTGGTCCTCAACCAGTACACCAGCTCGAGCCGTCTCGCGATCAGCGGCGGGTCGAACGGCGGGCTGCTGACGGGTGCGCTGGTCACGCAGCGGCCCGATCTCTTCCGCGCGGCGCTGGTCGCGGTGCCGCTCCTCGACATGCTTCGGTATCAGAGATTCCTCATTGCCCGGTTCTGGATCCCGGAATACGGCTCATCGGAGGACTCGACCCAGTTCGGATTCCTCCATGCCTACTCGCCGTACCACCGGGTGCGGAACGGCGTGCGGTATCCGGCGGTGCTCCTCACCGCCGCCGAGAGCGACAGCCGGGTGGCGCCGCTCCACGCGCGGAAGATGGGGGCGCGCCTTCAGGCAGCGAACGCGGGCGACCGTCCCATCCTGGTGCGCATCGAGACCCGCGCGGGTCACGGGGCGGGGAAGCCACTCTCCAAGCAGGTGGACGAGCAGACGGACATTTGGAGCTTCTTCTTTTCGCAGCTCGGCGTACGGCCGCCGGCGAGTGCGAGCATTGGTGCGGCGGGGGCGGCACATCAGTGAGACAGCACGTACGGACGGCCCGACGGACCAACGGGCGGACCGCCTCAGGATGACGGCGCGAGTGGTGCGGGTGGCCGCGGTGCAGGCCGCCGCGGCGTTCCTCGATCTTGCCGGCACGCTGGACCGCACGGAGGAATGGGCGCGCCGCGCCGCGGCCGAGGGCGCGAAGATCATCGCGTTCCCCGAGACGTGGTTGCCGGGATACCCGGCCTGGCTCGATTCGTCTCCGGAGGCGGCGGTGTGGGCGCACCCCGGGGCGAAGGTCGTCTTCGCCCGCCTGATGGAGAACGCGGTAGTCGTGCCGAGCGCGTCCACGGAACGGCTTGCGACCCTCGCGCGCGAGCTGGGTGTCACGCTCGTCCTGGGCGCTCACGAGCGCGCGGGCCGCACGCTGTACAACGCGCTCCTCACCTTCGGGCCCGACGGCTCGCTGCTCAATCACCATCGCAAGCTGATGCCCACCTACAGCGAGAAGCTGATCTGGGGCATCGGCGACGGTCATGGGCTCCGGGCGGTGGACACGGGCCTGGCGCGGGTGGGCGGGCTGGTGTGCTGGGAACACTGGATGCCGCTCGCCCGTCAGGCGATGCACGATGCGGGCGAGGAGATCCACGTGGCGGTCTGGCCCGGTGTGCCGGAGATGCACCAGGTGGCTTCGCGCCACTACGCGTTCGAGGGTCGCTGTTTCGTGATCGCGGTGGGGAGCATCCTGCGGCTGTCCGAGATGCCCGCCGAGCTGCCGCCGGTAGAGAAGTACGCGAAGAATCCCAACGGGCTGATGCTCGCGGGCGGGAGCGCCATAATCGCGCCGAACGGCCGCTATCTGGCGGGTCCCGCGTTCGACGAGGAGGTCATCGTCGCCGCCGATTGCGACCTCTCGGAGATCGCGAAAGAGTCGCAGACGCTGGATGTGAGCGGGCACTACAGCCGGCGGGACGTGCTCGATCTGGTGGTGAAACACTCGCCCCCCCGGCATTAGGGGCGAGGCGCTTCAGCGCCTGCCCTTGCCGAGAGCGTGCTACAGCTCGCCGATTGCGCCGCGCCGGCCCTCTGGCGAGGTTTCCGGCCATGAAGCCACTCAACATTCTGGATCAGGCCGGCGCGAGCCGGCCCTCGATGTACGACGAGCGCCTGGTCGCTCCGATGCGCGAGGATCTTACCAGCGTCGGCTTCGAGGAGCTGCGGACGCCGGAAGAGGTGGACGCGACCCTCAAGGATTCCAAGGGCACCGTTCTCGTGATGGTGAACTCGGTCTGCGGCTGCGCGGCGGGCCGGGCGCGGCCGGGCGTGAAGCTGGCGCTCCGGTCGGCGCCGCTGAAGCCGGCCAAACTGGCGACGGTGTTCGCGGGGCAGGACCGTGACGCCACCGATCGCGCGCGAAGCTATTTCGCCGGCAACCCGCCCACCTCACCGCAGGTGGCGTTGTTCAAGGACGGCGAGCTCGTGTACTTGATGCAGCGGCACCAGATCGAGGGAAGGGACGCGCCGGACATCGCCGCGGACCTGGTGAAGGTGTTCGAGAAGAACTGCGGCTAACGCCGAAGTCGGTGGGGCGCGATCGGTAACCGAAGCCCGATTCGCGTACCGAACGCGCCTGGCTCGATCACGAGCCCCGAGTATGGGATGTTCCGCGGCCCCCGCTCCCGCTTCAGCTCGAGCACGAAGAGGATCGCGCTCCCTACGATCGCCGTTTGTCCCGAGATCAGCCACGCGCGCGCGGTGCGGTCGCCTCGCACGATGTCCCGGTAGCGCGCCTCGGCCACCGGATCCGTATACCTGCCGTCCGTACCCAGTGCACATGCACCTTGCGCCTTGCAGTAGTCGGCCAAGGCGCGGAAGTCATCGTCGGCCTCCTGGTGCGTGCGGATGCCCATCGCGGTGAACCCCACTGCCACCGCCGCCGCCGCCCACTTCCCATATCTGATCCCCGGCGGCGTCACGACGTCGCGCGGCACCTGCACCTGCGCCGCCAGCGGCAAGCACGTGACGGCACACAGGAGTAGGCAGTAAAGGCTCTTCGCACCTGCCTCCTTCAACCTGTAGACCGCTGCAACCCTGCAACTCCGCAACTCTTGGCGCGCTGTCACCTGAACGCCACCACCTCTCCCCTTTGTGACACCGCCAGCACCATCCTCCCCTCAACGATAACCGGCTCCATTACGGGCGGCTCCAGCCTCGCCGTCCACTTCCGCACTCCCATCTCGTCCACCAGCGCCAGCTCGCCGTTCACCCCGCACACGAACACGCCTCCAGTCACCGGCACCGGGCCCGCCCGCGCGACCACGCCGAGCGCGACGCTCCGGGCGCGCTCCGGCCCGTCCAGCGGAACGATCCACAGCTGTCCGCGCGTGGTCAACGCATATGCCGTCCGCTCGCGCACCGCAACGCTCCCAACCACGCCGCCGCCCAGGTCGATGCCCCAGCGCACTTCGAACGTGCGCGAGTCCAGCGCTTCGAGCCGTCCGCCCATCGTACCCAGCAGCAGCAGGGAATCGGCGAAGAGCGCGGGTGCCGCGAGGACCGTACCGCGGGTGGCGCGCCGCGCGCGGATCGCCCCGCTCGCGCCATCCAGCAGGAAGATCGAGTCCGCAGCCGTCGCGATGACCACTCCGATGGGCACGGGCACCGGCGCGGTGCGGACTGCGCCGGAGAGCGGCACGCGCCAATGCCGGAGGCCGCTCGCCGCGGAGAACTGGGTGACGAGCCCCTCGATCGACGCAGAGTACAGTTCTGTTTCTCCAAGGGCCAGGGGCGCGACCACGTCGCCGGCCTGAGCCGACCAGATCGACCTGCCGTTCGTCAGCCTGAGCGCGTAGACGCGGCCGGTTCCGGTCTGGGTGGCCACGAAGATGCGGTCGTCGGCGAGGAGCGGGCCCGCGCCCACGTTGGTGGTGAGCCGCCGGCGCCAGATGACCTCGCCCGTCGCGCGGTCGAGGATAGCCACTTGGCGGTCTATCAGCGAGATCGCGACGAGGTCTTCGGAGAACGCCGGCCCGCCGACGATGCCGCGGCCCAGGTCGGCGCGCCACACGGGCTGCGGATCGGCGTTGACCGACTCGCGCGCCGCCGGCGCCCGCAGCGAGGAGCCGAGGTATGCGCGCCAGGCGTGGTCCTGCGACGAAGGCGCGGACCGCGGAACGCTCACGCACGCGTTGACGAGGCACAGCGCCGCGACTAGCATC includes the following:
- a CDS encoding prolyl oligopeptidase family serine peptidase is translated as MLLRRPAVLLLLAAVMVPTRDALAQRAAPRRLTYPASPRGTVVDTFFGTLVPDPYRWLEDDTSAATRNWTDQQNALTARVLGAVPGREAIHARLTQLLSIGTVGSPTPKGNRYFYTKREGTQNQPILYVRDGPTGADRPLVDVNALNAEGTTAMDWWYPSEGGRYLAYGISQSGNERATLHVRDVATGRDLPDTIPDCRFSSVAWLPDNTGFYYTRFPHPGTVPEGEEHYNQRVRLHRLGTDPARDDSIFGRHRFREETYGVQVSPDGRWLLVTAGRTFYANDLYLKDLRSNGPWVTVVENVDANFNTDLQDDRLYITTNQDAPNFKMYVADPTNPGRSAWRELVPERNDAVLEGGGVVAGRLALQYLRNASNRLELHALDGSMIREVELPALGTLTGFGGKWNGQELFFGFTSFTVPPSVYRIELPGTAVGNPALWQRVEAPVDPANYEVKQVWYPSRDGTYVSMFIVHRRGLVLNGQNPTVLNGYGGFQISLTPSFSRANLLWLESGGVIAIPNLRGGGEYGERWHQAGMLDRKQNVFDDFIAAAEWLVLNQYTSSSRLAISGGSNGGLLTGALVTQRPDLFRAALVAVPLLDMLRYQRFLIARFWIPEYGSSEDSTQFGFLHAYSPYHRVRNGVRYPAVLLTAAESDSRVAPLHARKMGARLQAANAGDRPILVRIETRAGHGAGKPLSKQVDEQTDIWSFFFSQLGVRPPASASIGAAGAAHQ
- a CDS encoding carbon-nitrogen hydrolase family protein, with the translated sequence MTARVVRVAAVQAAAAFLDLAGTLDRTEEWARRAAAEGAKIIAFPETWLPGYPAWLDSSPEAAVWAHPGAKVVFARLMENAVVVPSASTERLATLARELGVTLVLGAHERAGRTLYNALLTFGPDGSLLNHHRKLMPTYSEKLIWGIGDGHGLRAVDTGLARVGGLVCWEHWMPLARQAMHDAGEEIHVAVWPGVPEMHQVASRHYAFEGRCFVIAVGSILRLSEMPAELPPVEKYAKNPNGLMLAGGSAIIAPNGRYLAGPAFDEEVIVAADCDLSEIAKESQTLDVSGHYSRRDVLDLVVKHSPPRH
- a CDS encoding BrxA/BrxB family bacilliredoxin produces the protein MKPLNILDQAGASRPSMYDERLVAPMREDLTSVGFEELRTPEEVDATLKDSKGTVLVMVNSVCGCAAGRARPGVKLALRSAPLKPAKLATVFAGQDRDATDRARSYFAGNPPTSPQVALFKDGELVYLMQRHQIEGRDAPDIAADLVKVFEKNCG
- a CDS encoding PQQ-like beta-propeller repeat protein, which produces MTSGHKVLGMLVAALCLVNACVSVPRSAPSSQDHAWRAYLGSSLRAPAARESVNADPQPVWRADLGRGIVGGPAFSEDLVAISLIDRQVAILDRATGEVIWRRRLTTNVGAGPLLADDRIFVATQTGTGRVYALRLTNGRSIWSAQAGDVVAPLALGETELYSASIEGLVTQFSAASGLRHWRVPLSGAVRTAPVPVPIGVVIATAADSIFLLDGASGAIRARRATRGTVLAAPALFADSLLLLGTMGGRLEALDSRTFEVRWGIDLGGGVVGSVAVRERTAYALTTRGQLWIVPLDGPERARSVALGVVARAGPVPVTGGVFVCGVNGELALVDEMGVRKWTARLEPPVMEPVIVEGRMVLAVSQRGEVVAFR